A portion of the Plodia interpunctella isolate USDA-ARS_2022_Savannah chromosome 4, ilPloInte3.2, whole genome shotgun sequence genome contains these proteins:
- the LOC128669480 gene encoding uncharacterized protein LOC128669480 produces MTNFDTERVIVEVQCRPAIWDQSSEIFKDRDAKSKAWLDICKVLFENFNDWSEAEKNIQVKKLQQRWKTARDTYIRVRSTKKKLKSGSGSRANKTYIYYNMLSFLDSNSNTQGEESADNFNQSVEQNASPRTSQNNTIIEEDLINVPSTSSSVTKETRSSKKRKCESPTDFELELLNCVKNNTADNMDEDLNFFKSLLPTVKKLSCFKKILFRTKVLEALIDIEKEMIITIDDLSLTQNTVTNDLESLNVRSDTNNE; encoded by the exons atgacaaattttgaTACAGAAAGGGTAATTGTTGAAGTTCAGTGTCGTCCTGCCATATGGGACCAATCAAGCGAAATATTTAAAGACCGGGACGCTAAATCAAAAGCATGGCTAGACATTTGTAAAGTActgtttgaaaattttaatgactgGAGTGAAGcagaaaaaaacatacaag TGAAAAAGCTGCAGCAAAGATGGAAAACTGCAAGAGACACTTATATAAGAGTGAGgtctactaaaaaaaaacttaaatcagGCTCCGGTTCCAGggcaaataaaacatacatttactaTAACATGCTGTCATTTTTAGATTCAAACTCGAATACTCAAGGAGAAGAATCGGCAGACAATTTTAATCAGTCAGTAGAGCAAAACGCGTCACCGAGaacttcacaaaataatacGATTATTGAAGAAGATTTGATTAATGTACCTAGCACCAGCTCCAGCGTTACCAAAGAAACACGATCTTCCAAGAAACGTAAGTGCGAATCGCCAACTGATTTCGAATTAGAGTTGTTAAATTGCGTGAAGAATAACACTGCAGATAATATGGACGAAgacttgaatttttttaagtcattattaccaactgtaaaaaaattgagttgctttaaaaaaatattatttcgtaCGAAAGTATTAGAAGCTTTAATTgatattgaaaaagaaatgattATTACCATTGATGACCTTTCATTAACGCAAAATACGGTAACGAATGATTTAGAATCCTTAAATGTAAGATCAGATACgaacaatgaataa